The DNA window CGTTTTTTTGCGCCGCTGACGTTCGGCGGCCATCAGTTCCTGTTCCGCCACGTAAGCCAGTTCGTCCGCCAACAGGCGCTTGGCTTCCGCTTCCGAAAGTCCTTGGACATAACCAGCCGAGACGCGATGAAACGCCTCGCTCCGGCTTATGGGGCCGTTGGGATTCCAAAGATTTCCGTATTCCAGCGCCACCGCCTCGCGAACGATCTTGGTCATGACCACGGCTTTCAACGGCGATGCCAGACGATCGGACGATTTCGGCTTGCTCGGCGAACTATTCTCGCCGGTGGGTTGATTCGGTTGTTGGTCAGTCATAATTCTTCATCACCTCCTTTTGCTTGAGCGTTGGTTTTTCTCCTCATGCTTGGTTGTTGCAGGAAAATCTGTTTTCGGACATTTTTTTTCGAAATGGTTCGGCGCGCCGTCGAAATGCTTAGCGTTGTTTTTTAGGTATTGCGCCGTGAGCAGAGAAACGGACTTTTAAGAATATTTTTGGAGGGAGTCATCGAGTAAAAGATTCGATGCCGGTTTGCCGGTTCGAATCCAAATCTCATCTTTTGAATGGAATGATTTGAGAAAAAAAGTAAAAATTTTTGTCCGAAATCGCAAGGACGGCGCAATCATCAAGGGGGTGGATTTACACTCTAGTCCTATTGATTGCAATTTCGAATCAAGGCGGCGCATTGGAAAATATTAACAGGCGCATAATAAGATAACCAAAATTGAAATGATCTTGACTTCAGAATGAGGTATGATTTATAGTACGATTTAAATCTTATTTCATTACAGTTCGGATATTCGCGTCTTGCGGCTAAAAATAATTGGACGAATTAAGCGTACGATGAATGATCCTGAACGTGAACAACTTAACGAAAGACTGAAAGAACTACTGCGGATTTTGCGCAAAAATCCCGATGACCGCATCGCTTTCCAAGAATTTTATCGCCTGCTTCATTCACCCTTAACCGGATTTTTCATCAATCGTTTGAAATTCAAGTTGGGCTATCGGAGCGATCTAAAATATCTTGTTGAAGAAGGCCTTCAGGAAGTATTTCTTCGTCTCCATCAAAAACAATACCAGTACGATGAGTCGTTTGGGGCGAAGCCAACCACCTGGATATTTCAATTCGCGGTTTATGTCACCAACGAAATCATCCGCCGAATCCAAGCGCAAGAACATAATGAGATGCCCATAGATAAAGTTAGTGACTCCGATGCCGCTTCTCAGCCCGACTCCCTGTCTGAAATCATGCAAGAGGAGGATTGGAAAGCCCTAATCGCCTTGATTCATAAACTGCTCTCTCCTGAAGAGGCGATCATTGTTCTGCTCAAATCGGGGATTCCCACTCGCGATCTGGAAATTGACGATCAAGCGCAATTGGCCGGGAACATCAAACACGCTGATATCGCTCGGATTTTGAATGAGGTCATGAGCGGTCGTAATAATAATTGGGAACACCTTACCCCGGTTAACGCGCAAAAACGTTACGCGCGGGCGCTGATTTGTTTACGAGACTTTCTTAACCGGGGCGATGGGGATAAAAAAGAATGAACAATCACGCGACTTATAACGATCTGGCCGACTTTATGCTCGGCCGCATGGACGAAGCGCAAAAAGAGGCGCTTGCCGCGCATTTGCAGGAGTGCGCCCTCTGCTCCCAAAGGATGGATCACCTGCAATGGGCGAAGAGTTACTTACTTTCTCTCAGCCAAAATCTGGACAATGAGCATCCTCATCCCGAATTGGTCGTCGCCTATTTGCATGGGGAATTGGAGCCGGAACTGGCGCAATGGGTGGAACGGCATTTGGACTTTTGTCAGGAATGCTTGCTGACGGATGAGGTGGTAAACGACGCCTTCGCTCCCCGCACATATGAACAAAAATATATTGAGGAAAATTTCCCCGCCGCCGTTGGCGAAGCGGCTGCCTGGGAGAGAATTCAGCGCCATTCGGGAGCGCTTACGCAGCAGGGGAAGCGCATCCTTTCGCTTCACGAGTTATGCTCGAAGGTTGGCGATCGGCTGCACTCGCTGCGGACCATCAAGGACTATTTTTTCCCCCAACCGATCGCCTTAACCGGCTTGGCTCCCGCATTGACTAGTGCGGAATACGCCGCCCCCGGCGAAGGCTTCGAAGAAGAGAGAATAGAAACGGGAGAATCGCCCTTCTTTCTCACACTCATCAAATTCGGCAAGGAATATCGCATCAACGTCAAAAGCGATGATCCCGCTTATCAGGAAGGCCTGCTTTTAGTTCAATTCTTGGAAGAGGCGTTCGCGCGGATGAGCGCTTTGATCCCTCTGCAAAAGGGCGAAGGCGAATATCGCCTGGCAGAGGAAGAGCGGATGTTAGCTGCTGCCATCAAGCATAAACTGCAAGTACGAATCGCCATCTTGTGGCCGCTGGCGGACTTGCGGAAAGCGGATCGGGAAAAGGCGGCCTGTAGTTTTGTGGAATTGCTGGCCCATCATGCGCCGGAAATACGGATCTCCGCATTAAAGATATTATCGCATTTAGGGGTGAAATCCATTCTAAGCAATCTCGCCTCACTGAAAGACGATCCTGATGAAAATGTCCGCAACGCCGCGATGCGCGCGATGCAAGAGATAAACGGTTCGTAGAAATTTCCACGAGAGCGCTCGTTGATGTGGGGGATTGCTTTGTCATGGAAGAGTCCTACGATCTGGAACGTTTCTTCTCCATGATCACTCTTGACCAACTCGATCAATTGAAGGGGCAAGAGATAAAAGAGATTTGCGCCTTTCTCGAAGAGGACTTGCCGGTTCTATTGAAAAAATTCCCTTTGCGGCTGGTCGCCCACCCCCGTCTGGCGAGAAAGTGCCTGACTTTATGCCAATGGGCGATGGACAAAGGCTTTCGGCAATATCAGATGGCGGGATGCGCGCTTCATCTGCGCTGCATTCTCTCCGTGGCCGAAGCCAAACGCTTGAATCTGCAATCCGCCCAACACGAGTTGCTGCTGGCCGCCGGTATGGAAAACGAAAAGGCCGAAGCCTCTTCTCTCCCCGACATCGATCCCTTCCGCCGCTTCCTCAAAAACGGACAAGTCATGAATTCCTTCCTCGAGCCGATCTTCCAAGCCTTTCTACAAGGCGCGGAAGGCCAATCGGAAAAACTGCAAGCCATCATGCAGAACATCGAGGATTTGCTCTTCACCATCAGCGAAGACGAGAAACGTTCGGGCGTCGCCAAGGCTCTTTTCGTCGTTGGAAACACCAATCAGGGGCGGTTGCGCAATGTGTTGGTTAAGGTGACCCACCGGCCCGAATCTAAGCCCGTCGAAATCAAATATTCGTCGCTGGCGCGCGAACAAGTTCAGCCGTCCTTATTAAATACGGCGAACGTTGCGGCGGACGTCGCCCATGAGTTTCTCGCGCAGCAGGGCTATGGCGAAGGGTTGTCGGGGCGCATCGTCGAATGGCAGATTACGCTGCCTACGGGCAGGGTGGAAGATCATTCGGTAACCTATGACGGCGAGTCTTTGGGACTGCCGCTGGCGGCGGCGATCGTCTCGGATTATCTCGGCGAACCGATTGCGGCGGATTCGGCCTTTACCGGCGCCTTCGATATTTTAGGACGGCGGGAAAGCGTCATCCTGG is part of the Candidatus Omnitrophota bacterium genome and encodes:
- a CDS encoding S16 family serine protease, yielding MEESYDLERFFSMITLDQLDQLKGQEIKEICAFLEEDLPVLLKKFPLRLVAHPRLARKCLTLCQWAMDKGFRQYQMAGCALHLRCILSVAEAKRLNLQSAQHELLLAAGMENEKAEASSLPDIDPFRRFLKNGQVMNSFLEPIFQAFLQGAEGQSEKLQAIMQNIEDLLFTISEDEKRSGVAKALFVVGNTNQGRLRNVLVKVTHRPESKPVEIKYSSLAREQVQPSLLNTANVAADVAHEFLAQQGYGEGLSGRIVEWQITLPTGRVEDHSVTYDGESLGLPLAAAIVSDYLGEPIAADSAFTGAFDILGRRESVILGVGGVPQKVNAALEAGIKRIYIPQINEDDLDLAAEKEAQRIHAEIILVHTFSQLAVHRLGLAGGQEAQPLPMILQNVLRSVPGFFRGVDENVPQ
- a CDS encoding zf-HC2 domain-containing protein, which codes for MNNHATYNDLADFMLGRMDEAQKEALAAHLQECALCSQRMDHLQWAKSYLLSLSQNLDNEHPHPELVVAYLHGELEPELAQWVERHLDFCQECLLTDEVVNDAFAPRTYEQKYIEENFPAAVGEAAAWERIQRHSGALTQQGKRILSLHELCSKVGDRLHSLRTIKDYFFPQPIALTGLAPALTSAEYAAPGEGFEEERIETGESPFFLTLIKFGKEYRINVKSDDPAYQEGLLLVQFLEEAFARMSALIPLQKGEGEYRLAEEERMLAAAIKHKLQVRIAILWPLADLRKADREKAACSFVELLAHHAPEIRISALKILSHLGVKSILSNLASLKDDPDENVRNAAMRAMQEINGS